Proteins encoded together in one Spirochaeta cellobiosiphila DSM 17781 window:
- a CDS encoding carbohydrate ABC transporter permease: MLVKKDLSYKLFKYSLATLLGVVWFVPLFWLVITAFKDKTAALNLFQFHFTLKNFVSVSQGAPFFQYFMNSIFIAGTIFCVQVITMTFGAYAFARLRFWGKEILFLLFLVQIIIPNEVLIVPNYLTIRDLHLIDTKLAIMLPFLGTSLGIFLLRQTIKSIPMDMEEAARLDGCGTLRILWHVIMPLSKPAYVAFGLVSISYHWNDFLWPLIVTNSVHNRPMTVGLAIYAMSAETGAKWAETCSATLLVVAPLIILFIVFQKQFINSFIKTGIK, translated from the coding sequence ATGCTAGTTAAGAAAGATCTGAGTTATAAGCTCTTTAAATATTCCCTGGCCACCCTGTTAGGTGTGGTGTGGTTCGTTCCTTTATTCTGGTTAGTCATAACCGCTTTCAAGGATAAGACCGCCGCATTGAATTTGTTCCAATTCCACTTTACTTTGAAGAACTTTGTCAGTGTGAGTCAGGGCGCGCCTTTTTTCCAATACTTTATGAATAGTATTTTTATCGCAGGAACGATCTTCTGTGTTCAGGTGATCACCATGACCTTTGGGGCCTATGCCTTTGCGAGGCTTCGCTTCTGGGGAAAGGAGATTCTCTTTCTCCTCTTCCTAGTACAGATCATCATTCCTAATGAAGTCCTGATTGTACCGAATTACTTAACCATTAGGGATCTGCATCTGATTGATACGAAGCTGGCGATTATGCTTCCCTTCCTGGGGACTTCCTTGGGGATCTTCCTCTTGAGGCAAACCATCAAATCTATTCCTATGGATATGGAAGAAGCGGCCCGTCTGGATGGTTGTGGGACTCTGCGTATCTTATGGCATGTGATCATGCCCTTGAGTAAGCCTGCCTATGTGGCCTTTGGCTTAGTGTCCATCAGTTATCACTGGAATGACTTCCTCTGGCCTCTCATTGTGACGAACTCCGTCCATAACCGGCCTATGACGGTGGGGCTAGCCATCTACGCCATGTCCGCCGAAACGGGAGCCAAATGGGCGGAAACCTGTAGTGCCACCCTTTTAGTTGTGGCCCCTTTGATAATCTTATTCATTGTGTTCCAGAAGCAGTTCATTAATAGCTTTATTAAGACGGGGATTAAGTAG
- a CDS encoding glycerol-3-phosphate responsive antiterminator: MIAKHLSLNPLIAACQYKQLEQAIQSKASMVLLLNGGLNDLIKPQFQTYTQTKPILIHTDLLKGLSSDRESIRFLKDFIKPAGIVSTKSSTLRAAKKEGFLTIQRTFLIDTHSLNMAIDSIKETKPDGVEIMPGIAGSIVEELKSRIDCPIILAGLLRDRRDIDSAFQAGADAVSLSNPQLWNYPT, translated from the coding sequence ATGATAGCAAAACATTTATCCCTTAATCCCTTGATTGCCGCCTGCCAGTACAAGCAGTTAGAACAGGCCATTCAATCCAAGGCCTCCATGGTTCTTCTCCTCAATGGAGGATTGAATGATCTGATCAAACCCCAATTCCAGACTTACACCCAGACCAAGCCCATCCTCATCCACACAGACCTTCTCAAAGGCCTTAGTTCTGATAGGGAATCCATACGATTTCTCAAGGACTTCATCAAGCCAGCGGGGATCGTATCCACCAAGAGCAGTACCTTACGAGCGGCGAAAAAAGAAGGCTTTCTCACCATCCAGCGGACCTTCCTCATTGATACCCATTCCCTGAATATGGCCATTGATTCCATCAAGGAGACCAAGCCCGACGGAGTGGAGATCATGCCCGGGATAGCCGGTAGCATCGTAGAGGAACTCAAGTCCCGTATTGATTGTCCCATCATTCTCGCCGGACTTCTTCGGGATAGGAGGGATATTGATAGCGCCTTCCAGGCTGGGGCGGATGCGGTATCCCTCAGCAATCCCCAGCTTTGGAACTACCCTACTTAA